The region GTCGCCGTCGTCGAAAAGGAGAAACGGGAGGCCGCCGCCAGGGCGGAACTCCAGCAAGCCATCGCCGGAGCGAAAACGGCGTCCGAGCTGGAACGGAATGCAGGGAAGGCCGGACTCGCCGTGACGACCACCCCTTTCTTCACGCCGCTTTCCGGCCCCCTCCCCGGCGTCCTGCCCGCAGCGGGTGACATCCGGCGAGACCTGCTTCCCCTCTCCCCGAAATCCCCTGTGTCCTCCAAGATTTTCCCGGCCGGGGAGAAATTCCTTGCGGTCGCGTTCGTGTCGGAACAGCCGGAGGACCCGAAGGAATGGGAGGCCGGGAAGGATTCGTTCGCACGGGGGCTGCGGGAGCAGAAACGGGCGAGCGTCATCGAGGCATTCGTCGCCGACCGGATGAACCAGTCCAAGGTGGAGATCAACCCCGAAGTCCTCAAGTAATCGAGCCATGACGGTCCGGAGACGCCGCGCCGGAAGCGGAAAGGGAAGCCGCCCGGGGAGCGCATGGTGGTTCTTGCGGCTGCTCTTTCTCCCGATCCTCCTCCCCCCGGTTCTCTTTCTCCCCCCCTCTCCCGCGACCGCGGGGGAGCGCGTCCACGTCCTCGAGGTCTTCGACGGGGACACCATCCTCGTCCGCTCGGATCAAGACGTCCGCACCATCCGGCTCATCGGCATCGATGCCCCGGAAAAGGGGCATCCCGCGAGACCCAAAGAGTTTGGGAGCGACGAGTCCGCGAAGTACCTCTCGGATCTGTGCGAGGGGAAGGAGGTCCTCCTCGAACCGGACCGGGAGGACACGGACTCCTACGGCCGGTACCTGCGGTACGTCTTCCTCCCCGGACCGGAGCGCAGGTTGCTCAACCTCGACCTGGTCCGGCACGGGCACGCCCGGGTCCTGCGGCCCTTCCCCTTCTCCCGGCGCGAGGAGTTCGAGCGGGCGGAGGAGGAGGCAAGGGAGAACGGAAGGGGGGTATGGGAGGACGGGGGGATGGCGGAACTTCGCTGGCTGCGGAAAAACGAGGTGGCGCCCGTCCTGGTCTATCCCGCGAGCGGCCGCAAATTCGCCGTTGTCTTCGGGGACCGGGGAAAGCCGGGAGTGGAACGCGAGGAACTCGGG is a window of Candidatus Deferrimicrobiaceae bacterium DNA encoding:
- a CDS encoding thermonuclease family protein; this encodes MTVRRRRAGSGKGSRPGSAWWFLRLLFLPILLPPVLFLPPSPATAGERVHVLEVFDGDTILVRSDQDVRTIRLIGIDAPEKGHPARPKEFGSDESAKYLSDLCEGKEVLLEPDREDTDSYGRYLRYVFLPGPERRLLNLDLVRHGHARVLRPFPFSRREEFERAEEEARENGRGVWEDGGMAELRWLRKNEVAPVLVYPASGRKFAVVFGDRGKPGVEREELGNTIRRILGLSAENAAPDFAGKAERAGFRPLSAAGAADASSAGLGEAREPAGNARSAGEIVPWERARSYIGREVTVEGKIVRTHRGKNILFLNFHPNWKKYLSVVIFGKDLPGFPDNPETFYRNKALRVRGTVTLHKDRPEIVVTSPEAITVVGDTGN